The following proteins come from a genomic window of Phnomibacter ginsenosidimutans:
- a CDS encoding DUF5703 domain-containing protein translates to MRGVISLLLCCWMLWSQAQPSMHAYNVIWHSPSDNAGASMPCGAGDIGMNVWVENGDVLIHVARSGNFDEHNTLMKSGRLRIQLSPNPFTGKSFTQQLHLQEGYVSVTGENNGVKATVNIWADVFRPVAHVDVKSNSKIAVTAAYESWRYQDRIVKARENFGNSWKWAAPKNNVYKADSIGFAANAVLFYHHNSSQTIFDTIVAQQGMQPVKAQLYNPLKQLAFGGMLTGKNFVPAGTDTGTYAHTDYKAWLLKSKSNATSFSLQLYLHNEQTASIADWKNNLLALQQQSLQDKSARTKTLQWWKAFWQRSFICIDSLQQDSIAWQVGRNYQLFRYMLACNAKGQWPTKFNGGLLTVDPVFTDSKLALTPDFRNWGGGLHTAQNQRLVYYPMIKSGDWGMLQPQLNFYLRLQKNAELRTQFYWNHNGACFTEQMENFGLPNYAEYGTKRPADFDKGVEYNAWLEYEWDTVFEFCLMMLEEYRYTGRDIADRIPFIMSCLRFFDEHYQILAKQRGSKALDADGKLVIYPGSAAETYKMATNAVTSIEGVFHIAVGALDYVHHWLANRHHSMPERDTVAGYFYAQANYVQELLQRIPYPSFQQFNGKTTLAPAKSWERINNTESPQLYPVFPWGSYGVGKPGLDTALNTWYLDTNVVKFRSHVGWKQDNIWAARLGLTSDAWQLTSMKLRNSDRRFPAFWGPGFDWVPDHNWGGSGMIGLQEMLLQINGDQLLVFPAWPKEKDVHFKLHAPGNTTVEARLQSGKITNLQVWPASRKKDVQLPAGWEFAATVAQESFNRK, encoded by the coding sequence TTATTGTGTTGCTGGATGCTGTGGTCGCAAGCACAGCCCTCCATGCATGCATACAATGTTATCTGGCATTCGCCCAGTGATAACGCTGGTGCATCTATGCCTTGTGGTGCCGGCGACATTGGCATGAATGTGTGGGTGGAAAATGGCGATGTATTGATCCATGTAGCACGTAGCGGCAATTTTGATGAGCACAATACACTCATGAAATCTGGCCGTTTGCGCATTCAATTATCTCCAAATCCTTTTACAGGAAAATCGTTTACTCAACAGTTGCATTTGCAGGAAGGCTACGTGTCTGTAACGGGCGAAAACAATGGGGTGAAAGCAACCGTCAACATTTGGGCAGATGTATTTCGCCCCGTGGCACATGTTGATGTAAAAAGCAACAGTAAGATAGCCGTAACAGCGGCTTACGAAAGTTGGCGGTACCAAGACCGCATAGTAAAAGCCAGAGAAAATTTCGGGAATTCGTGGAAATGGGCGGCACCCAAAAACAATGTGTACAAGGCGGATAGCATTGGCTTTGCAGCAAATGCGGTGTTGTTTTATCACCACAACAGCAGCCAAACCATTTTTGATACCATCGTGGCTCAGCAGGGTATGCAGCCGGTGAAAGCACAGCTCTACAATCCATTGAAACAACTGGCTTTTGGCGGAATGCTTACGGGCAAAAACTTTGTACCTGCTGGTACCGATACCGGCACCTATGCCCACACAGATTATAAAGCATGGCTACTGAAAAGCAAATCAAATGCTACTTCATTTTCGTTGCAGTTGTATTTGCACAATGAGCAAACAGCCAGCATAGCTGATTGGAAAAATAACCTGCTTGCATTGCAGCAGCAATCGCTGCAAGACAAATCGGCCCGAACAAAAACGCTGCAATGGTGGAAAGCGTTTTGGCAACGCAGTTTTATATGCATCGACAGTTTGCAACAAGACAGCATTGCCTGGCAGGTAGGGAGAAATTATCAGTTGTTTCGCTACATGCTGGCCTGCAATGCCAAGGGGCAATGGCCTACCAAATTCAATGGCGGTTTGCTCACCGTCGATCCTGTTTTTACCGATTCCAAACTGGCATTGACACCCGATTTTCGCAACTGGGGTGGCGGCTTACACACAGCGCAAAACCAACGTCTCGTTTACTATCCCATGATTAAGAGTGGCGATTGGGGCATGCTGCAACCACAACTTAACTTTTACCTGCGCCTGCAAAAAAATGCTGAATTAAGAACGCAGTTTTACTGGAATCATAACGGCGCCTGTTTTACAGAACAAATGGAAAATTTTGGTTTGCCCAACTATGCTGAGTACGGCACCAAGCGACCCGCTGATTTTGACAAAGGCGTAGAGTACAATGCATGGCTGGAATATGAGTGGGACACCGTATTTGAATTTTGCCTGATGATGTTGGAAGAATATCGGTACACCGGAAGAGACATTGCAGACCGAATTCCATTCATCATGTCTTGTCTCCGTTTCTTCGATGAGCATTATCAAATACTGGCCAAACAGCGGGGCAGTAAAGCGTTGGATGCAGATGGCAAGCTGGTCATTTACCCTGGTAGTGCTGCGGAAACCTACAAGATGGCTACCAATGCGGTTACCAGCATCGAGGGCGTGTTTCATATTGCAGTAGGTGCTCTTGACTATGTTCATCATTGGCTTGCAAATCGCCATCATTCAATGCCCGAAAGGGATACGGTAGCCGGGTATTTTTATGCGCAAGCCAACTATGTGCAAGAGCTCCTGCAACGCATTCCTTATCCTTCTTTTCAGCAGTTCAATGGTAAAACCACTTTGGCACCCGCAAAGAGTTGGGAACGCATTAACAATACTGAATCGCCACAGTTGTATCCGGTTTTTCCATGGGGTAGTTACGGCGTTGGCAAACCCGGTTTAGATACGGCTTTGAATACTTGGTATCTTGATACCAATGTGGTAAAATTTCGTAGTCATGTGGGTTGGAAGCAAGACAATATTTGGGCTGCGAGATTAGGTCTCACCAGCGATGCCTGGCAGCTTACCTCCATGAAGTTGCGCAATAGCGACCGCCGCTTTCCTGCTTTTTGGGGGCCTGGTTTCGATTGGGTGCCCGATCATAACTGGGGCGGTAGCGGCATGATTGGTTTGCAGGAAATGCTGTTACAAATCAATGGCGACCAGTTGTTGGTTTTTCCCGCATGGCCCAAAGAAAAAGATGTGCATTTCAAACTGCATGCACCG